Part of the candidate division WOR-3 bacterium genome is shown below.
GCACCGCTCCGGGCCGGAGAACCCGCAGCGCCTCACGCAGGGCCGGCAACCGGTCCGGGATCTCGCCGAGCACGTGGGCAAAGAACACGAGGTCAATGTCGAAGATGTCAAAAGGCAGCTTGTTCGCCGGCGCGACGAACCCCTGCACGTGGCGAAGCCCGTGAGCTTCAAGCCGTTTCAGCGTCTTCTCGACCATCTGCGGCTGGATGTCAACGCAGAAGAGAAACCCGCCCGGCTCGATACGGCGCGCGACATCGACAGAAAGGTGCCCGGTCCCGCACCCGACTTCGACCACGCGCATGCCGGGCCCGAGCGCCAAACGACTCAGGGTGACGTCCGCGGGCATTAGGAGCTTGCGCCAGGGGCCGTCGACCAGAAACCCGGCCCAGTGCGGCATCGGGAACGGTATCTCGCGGAGAATCAGCCAGACCAAGAATGCCGACGCGATGACAATGATCACCGTCGGCCTCGGTCCCAAGAAGACCATAAGGAGAGGCATCCATGGCGGCGGCGTGCCCATGGCCATGAGGAGAGCAGTGAGCGCGTAGCCGCCGACAATGGCGGCAAGCAACACAAGCTTGCCGAGTTCGCCGACACGGCCGAGCATTGCCCGGCGCAGAACGCGAGTCGCGAGCCAGATGACCGCCACGAAGAACGCCAGCAGGAGGTATGGCCTGATGGCAATCAGCGTGTTCACCACGCCCGAGTCTAATCCGGCGCAAGCTCAAGCGCAAGCCCGGGCAAGGAGAATAGGACGAATAGGGCCTATAGGACCTATACCGGATCGAAAGCACCGGGGCCCGAAGGCCCCGGCGTTACCGAGCCAAGCAACTGATTCCGTTCGGAGCTACTGCATCTTGCAGCCCGGCTGACCACCCTGGCCCATCGGCCCCTGCGGCCCGCCGCATTGGCTTCCGCCCTGCATTCCACAACCCTCGCCGCCCATCGGGCCACGCATCATTCCACGCATGCCGCACCGCTTGCCTTTGCCCATCATACCCGGACCCACGTCCATCTTATTCATGGCCTTGCGCTGCTCGGGGGTCATGAGCTTGCGGATGTCAAACTGATGGTTGATGCGGGCGACTTCCATCTTCTCTCGAATGTCGCCGATCTCCCTGACCTTGGCGATGATCTTCTTCGCATCAGGTTCGTCGGCGCGCCAGAGTGCGTCGAGTTCGATCTCCTTGACCTTCAGGTCGGCGCGCAGCGGCACCATCGCCTTGACCTGCGCTGTGCGCAGAGCGTCCATCTTCTCCATCTGCTCAGGCGTCATGTCCGGCATCGCCGCGCCGTGCATCATACCTTGCATCTCTTTCATCCCCGGCATGCCCTGCTTGCAGTTCATACCGCAAGTCATGGGCACCTGCGACTTGTCAGCCGGCGCCGGGCCGGGCTGCGCGAGGGCGAACCCGGCAACGGCTGCTATCATCAGTGCTACAAGTGCACTGTGCTTCATCTAGCTTCTCCTTGGTTAGTCATTCTGCGGTCAATCTCCTGCTTCCGGCGGTAGTCCCGGAGGCGGTCCGCCCGCGGGCGGCTCATTCGGCGGTCGGTGCATTCCGCAGTCCCGGCGCATGCGGTGACCCATTCCCCGCCCCGGCACGCCGAAGCCGGGCCTCATCTTCATCATGTGCTTCAGGTACTCGACCCGTACCTCGGCCGGCATCAACTGCAGCTCCCGGTGCATCTGCCGGAAGACCATCGCTCTCATCCTGCCGTGCGTCTGGCCGAGTCCCAGGCAAAGCGATTCGACCCGAACGCTGTCCGGGCTTTCGCGGCGCATCTCGACCCAGAGCAGCGAGTCACTTACGTGCTCCTGCTCGGCCAGTGCGGCGAACTCGGGGATTGCGGCCTCGCGCGCCTGTCTTAGCTTCTCCCGCACTTCGGACGTCAGCCGGCGAGATGGGAACCTGCGCAAACGGTCGTGGCGAGTCCTGCGGAAGAAGTAGGTGCCAACGACCGCCACATTCAGGCACAGCGAGGCGACCACGATTACGACCAGCCAGCGGCCGCGCATCAGTCACCTCCCGACATTAATCTGTACATATCGGCGGCTGATGACTCGACATAGCTGACCTCGGCCTCGATGCTGTTGGCAGCTACCGTGGAGGAGGCCTGCGCCAGGCCGGAGCCAAAGAACACGCCGGCGCCGATGGAGACGGCGACGACGAGGGCAGCAGCTAAGCCCCGGACGAGTCGGGCGAACCCTTGCGGTGAGCGGTTCTCCCGCTGACGGATTTCGGCCATCACCCGCGTGACAAGGAACGGCGACACTTCGGGCGTCCCTACCTGCTCCAGCAGGCCCATGTCCGCCTTGAGCGCCTCCACCTCGGTGCGGCAGGTCGGGCAGGATGCGAGATGGGAGGCGATCTTTTGCCGCATCCCGCCCGACAGCTCTTCATCGAGGAAGGGAGGTAGTAGCCGTCTGACCTGTCCGCAATTCATCGAAGTCTTAGACACCATATCCTCCTGGTTCCTGCGGATTCGGAATAGGCCCAATACGACGCATGTGACCTGTCATATCAGATGACGCCTTTCGCCCGGTCTTCGGCTAACGCCTTGCGCACGTTCGACTTGGCGCGGAACAGCAGCGAATCGACCGCCCGCACCGTCTTGCCGATAGTCTCGGCGATCTCTTTGTAGCTCATGTCCTGGTAGACCGAGAGCACGAGGGCGGCCCGCTGGTCTTCGGGCAGGCAGGCCAGCGCCGCCCGCACCCTCTCTTCGCGCACCTTCTGCCGGAACGCGGCTTCGGGCCGCTCGGCGTCTGGCGCGCCCATAGTCTCGTCCAGTTCCTCGGTCGGCTTCCTCCGGGTGCGCAGATTGAAGCAGAGGTTGGTGCCGATGCGGTAGAGCCAGGTCTTGAAGCTCGATGCCCCGCGGAAGCTTCCCAGTTTCTCCCAGGCCTTTACCATTGCGGCCTGGGCCATCTCCTCCGCGTCGCTTGTGTTCCGGCACATCCGGTAGAGGTAGGAGAAGAGACCGCGCTGGTGCCGCCGCACCAGTTCCTCGAACGCACCGAGGTCCCCGGCCTGCGCTCTGCGCACAAGGTCGGCGTCGTCGCTGACCGGGACTTCGGGGTCGCTCATCTCTGAGCGTGAGGATAGGCCATCCGGCGTCCGTGTCAAAGACGTCCCTCTGCATCACTTGCCGGCGTCTCCGGCGGCGCAGAGGCAGCCCACGGCGTCGCCGTCAGACGCAGCGAGACCCGGGGTTCCCGGGTCTCGCTGATTGGAAACAACAGGGTCTACTCGATGGTAGTCAACTTGGTGACTGCCTGGTATGCGCCGGCCGTCATCCGGCAGAACCAGGTGCCGCGTCCGACCAGCCGGCCGAGTTCGTCCCGCCCGTCCCAGACCACCTGGTGCAGGCCGGGCTCACGGAAGCCGGACTCGAGCACGCGCACCAGCTCGCCGGCGGTCGAGTAAATCCGCAGGTCGACCGGCGAAGCCTGGGGCAGCGAGTAGCGGATGGTTACCTGCGTGCGCGCCGGGTTCTGGCTGCTGCCGAAGAGCGTAAACCGGGCCTTGCCCATCGGCTGCTCCTCGATGCCGGCAGGGCCGACATAGACCGACTTCGTCAGCTCGTTATTCGCCGGAAACAGGTCCGTCTTGAGCGTGGCGACGGTGCAGCGCACCGGGAAAGTTCCGAGCTGCGCCGGCGTCCAGATGTCGAGGAACGCAGTGTCGATCTTGCCGGGCTGGAGCGCGACCCTGACGGTGTCAAAGTAGAAGTCACTGATGTAGAACCTCACCCGGGCCATGTCCGCAACCGTCCCGAGGTTCCTTATCTCCACTGCGGGCGCGTACCCGCGGCCCTGCTCGACGGTGTCGAGCGGCACGAGAATCGCGGTCACGGCGATGTCGTCGACGTTGACCGTGAGCGTTGTCCTCGCCACGTCGTTGCTGGCGATGTCGTCGGTGGCCAGCTCGGTCGAGCACGCGACCGCAATGCTGCCCCGCGCGAGCGCGGTCCACTGCGGGAACTGGACGTACACAGTTGTGCCCGGCTGGTGGTTCGTCACCGTGACCGTAGTATCGTAGTCGGCGCCGATCCGCATCCGCACCGGGTAGGTTTCGGCATAGCTCCGGTAGTTCCGCAGCGAGCAGGCCGGCGTCACCGCCGTTCCCGAATCCAGAGAACCGGTCGGCGCAATGAGTCTGGCTACGCCGACGTCATGCTCAATCGGGTCCGGCAGATACTGCTCGATGACCTGCCTGACCGCATTCTCGTTCCAGCCCTCGGCGATGTAGCGAATGACCCCGGCAGTATCGACGACGTAGTTGAGCGGAACATAGCCGTTCTGCCGGTAGACGCTCCAGAACGAACCGTCGTCCTTTAGATAGAGACTGGCATACTGCCGGGCGTAGAGCTTAATGACGTTCCAGTCGTCCTGGATGTTGATCGGCATCGACGTGAAACCGTGCGGGCCGTAGTCGACCTGGAAGGCGTGCAGGCGCGGCAACTCCGCGCGGCACTCCGGTCAGCCGTTGGTCCAGCCGAGGACCGCGACAACCTGCCCGCGGAAATCGGACAGGCTGTGCATTGTCGAGGCGGAGTCCGGCAGGGTGAAGTCAGGAGCGGCGTCGCCAACGTAGAGCTTGGCGAACGCGGCGGGCGGGGCCAAAGCCAGCACCGCCAACAGGGCAAGACAGGCTTTCAGTCTCATTACTACCTTCTTTGTTGATAGCGCTTTCCGGTCGTCGAGTCGCTTCGGCCACAAGTTTAGCGGGGGTCAGCAAGGGGTCAAGGCCACGCAGCCGGGTCCTGGGCATACGCGGCATTCGCTTGACAGCGAGCCGGGCGTGCCTAGTATAGTCCTGTCGCGGCCATAGCTCAGGGGTAGAGCTCCGGCTTCCCAAGCCTCTGGACCGGGTGCTTGGTCAGCCAGCAACTCATCCCAGCCGGCCCGAAACTATGCGGCCATAGCTCAGGGGTAGAGCTCCGGCTTCCCAAGCCGGTTACACGGGTTCGATTCCCGTTGGCCGCTTCTTCCGTTTTGACCACTGGTTTGCAGGTCTGACTGGTGAATGTGCAGAAAGGAGTTCTCGCGCGTTTCTTGGTACCGCTGCTGACTGCCCTGGTCGCTTCGGCGGCCGCTGACTCGCTGGACTACTCCCGCCAGACAGTCGTTGTCGTCACTGTTGACTCCGGGACCCGCAACCTGCATAGCACCGACGTTCTCAAGGAACGCATGCTGCAAACCCTCAGGGCCGCCTCCTATGACCGGGACTGGACGGTCGGCTCCTATCTCTCTTCTCATTCCCTGGTGCAGCGCCGGTTGGAGCGGCTGAACCTCCCGAGCGAGCGCCTGGGAACGAAGTACCTGTCGGACGGCACGGTTTCAACCGCATTCGAATTCCTCCTCACTGGCTCCATCCTCGGGCTCATGCTCCCGGTAAGGAGCACGCCGCACCTGCTGGGCCGCACCGCCTGTCCCTGCTGCAGCCAGCCCTGGCCCGCAGGCAGAGAGCCGGCACCCGGGGTCGAGCTAGTGCCCTACGAGACCCCCGGCACGCCCGAGTACACAGGCATCCTGGTCGATGCCACAGGGCTCGATGCGCGACCCGCTCTCTTCCCGCAGATAGTGACCGAATCCGGAGACGACGTCTTCAGCACCGACTTCGCGGACCCGGACCAGGTGACGGCGCACGGACTGGTCGGGTACTTCCGTGACCGCACACAGGCGCTGACTGCCGACCGTGTCGGGGCGAACCCGCTTGTCGTCCGGGCTCTGCTCGTCACCGGCACCAACCTCTGCGACCTCGTCGTCAGCCAGTCCGATGCGGCCCGTATCCATGCCTCGCGGTCGAACCTGGACCTGCTCCGTCACTGCCGCGTCGGCTTCCTGGTGGACTAGCATGTTGAAGGTTCAGGTTCCTTCATTCGTCATTCGTCAATCGTCATTCGTCATTTCCTCCTAGCCATGCCCTGGTACGGCTTCATCCATCCGATCATCGCCCTCGGCACACTCGCGCTTGGGACGGTAACCGCCCAGGTAAGCCTATCCAAAGTCAGCGACTGGGACTTCCCGATGCGACGTCAGCGCGGCCGCTCCATCTACTTCCTGCTGCTCTGCATGGCCAATTTTGTCATGGGCCTGTTCGTCAACATGGGCCTGCGCGGCATTCACAAAGGAGTCGAGCTTACCGGCCACATGACGCTCTCGGTCATCGTGCTTGTCGCCGCCCTGATCGCCGCGCTACTCACCTTCTCCCGCAGCCAGCCCGGCCAGACGCCGCCGCACATGCGCTGGCACGCCACGTTCATGGTCGCCGCCGTGGCCCTCATCCTCACGATGGGGTTCCTCACCGGGCTGAAGCTCATCGGCTCCTGAGCCCCAACCGCACACCACTTCCCGCCGGCCGCCGGGCCCTGCGTATCTACATCATACTGAGTCGCGCCTGGCCGGGGATGGACGCACCGGTGAAGCTGATGCCGCAGAGGACGCCGTTCCGGATTCTCGTCTCCGCAGTCCTGTCCACCCGCACCCAGGACCCGGTCACTGCCGCGGCCGCTGACCGCCTGTTCCAGGTCGCCCCTGACCCGCGCGCCTTGGCCCGTTTGAGTGCGGCCCGGATTCAGAAGCTCATCTACCCGGTCGGGTTCTATCGCACCAAGGCGAAGCTGCTGCCGGTGCTCTCCCGCATGCTCACCGAACGCTGGCACGGGCAAGTCCCGCGGACGCTGGCGGAGTTGCTGGAACTCCCGGGCGTCGGTCGCAAGGTGGCGAATATCGTCCTGAGCCAGGGATTCGGCCTGCCGGCAATCGCCGTGGACACTCACGTCCAGCGCCTGTCGAATCGACTCGACCTGGTGCGGACATCTCGGCCGGTTGACACGGAACGGAGACTGATGGAGATTCTGCCCCGCCGCGCCTGGAAGGACTGGAACCGGCTGCTGGTGGCGCTCGGACAGACTATCTGCCGGCCCCGCCAACCGCTCTGCTCATCCTGCCCGCTAAGCCGGCTCTGCCCGAGGCGCGGAGTGATACAGAGCAGTCGAAGTCAGAAGCCAAAGGCTAGAGGCTAGATGTCAGAAGTGCTGGAACCTGCTCTGCACTCTAGCTTCTCGCTTCTAGACTCTAGCTTCGTTCGCGCACCGTGGTCCAGTGCCCATCTTTACCGAGGCAGGAAGCGAGCAAAACGCGATAGGCCGGACGGTAGGCACGAGCGTACGTCGGCGAGTGATGGTACGCCGGGTAGCCTGACGCTGCGGCTTCGGCCGCCAGTCGCTCGAGGTCAGCAGCCTGCCGGGGCAGGCCACTTCGGCACCACCTGACCGCGGCTGCCAACCTTCGCTTCATCTGTTCAGGGTTGCCTTTGACCCGTATTGCACTCTCAACCATCGCCTCCACCAGCCATCTGGAATTCTGCATCTTGCACTCTGCACTCTGCAACTTGAATTGGGCGGCGAACAATGGCCTCAGATTGACCCGCACCAGCTTTCCTCTCGGGTAGATCTCCTCAATCAGCTCCTCTTCCCAGCGTTGGCTTGCGGCTTCCGCCCTTTGCCTTCTGGCTTGGGTCGCGAGCACCTGCAGTTCGTCCATCAGGCGCGCACGAGCACGTCGCTCGCTCGCGACCAAGTGTCCCGGCCCGAACACGCCCTGGTGGACCAGTTTGTAGATATCCGGGGCCCGCAACAGCGGGTAGTGCCTGCGGTGCCAGGTAAGGACGGAAGGCAGCGAACGGACCAAGGGGCTGGGGATCAGGGGTTAGGGACCAGGGGCTGGTCGCTTGGGCTCGCGTTTCAGCCGTGGCCCGATGAGATCAACTAACTCAAACCCGAGCCCCATCGCCGCACCCAGCTTCAGACCCATGAACGCCTGGCTGAAGACCGGTCCCATGCGGACATCGTAGCGCGAGCGGACGAGGAAAAGCAGCATCATCAGACCGTACCCTGCCGCAACTATGACCCCCATCACCACGAACCGGCCAATCTTGAAGCGGGCCAGCAGCTTCTGCGCATAGGCTCCTGCCAGCAGGGCAAACCCCACCGGCAGGGCGAAGATGACCGCCGCTGCCAGCGTTGCCGGACGAATCGGCGGTGTCATCGCCACCTGGGCCAGCAGCAACAGCAGGATAGTCAGGATTGCCAGGCCGGCGCCGCGCATCTGGACGATTGCATACATGAGTGAGCCGGTCAGACCGACGACAAGGAAAGGCAGCATCGGCCGCGGGAAGTGGAAGAACTGCCGCCTGAAGGTGAGGTACCCGACGATGACGACGGCAATCAGCGCCACCGCGACGTAGGCGATGGTGAAGAGACTCTCGCGGGCCGCTTTGCTCACGTGGTTTTTGTCCGGATGGTCGGACCCGATTTCAAGGGCGTCGAGAGGACCGAAGGCAGTGAACTGAGGCTGCGGGGCGCACTATGGTTCGCCTCAATCCCGGGATCCTATTCCGCTTCTTCGGCGTCCTTCGTCACCTTCTTGGCCAGGATTTCCTCGACGACGGAGAAGGGAACCGCCTCGTAGTGCTCGAAGTGCATGGTGAAGCTCGCCTTGCCCTGGCTCATGTTCCGGACGTCGGTCGCGTAGCCGAACATCGTCGCCAGTGGCACCATCGCCTTGATGACCTTGGCGTTGCCCTGCATGTCCATCCCGGATATCAGCCCGCGGCGGTTGCAGAGCGACCCCATGATCGCGCCGGCAAAATCCTCGGGCGTGACCACGCTTACGCTCATCAGCGGCTCGAGCAGTTGCGGACTGCCCGACTTGAACGCCCGGCGGAACGCGCGGGCGGCGCAGGTGCGGAAGGCGATGTCGGACGAGTCGACCTCATGGTACGAACCGTCAAGCAGGGTCACCCGGATGTCCACGATCGGGAAGCCGGCGTAGGCGCCCTTCTTCAGGACATCGACGACGCCCTTCTCGACCGCCGGGATATACTCCTTGGGCACGCGGCCACTTACCACCTTGTTCACGAACTCGAAACCCTCGCCCGGCTTCAGCGGCTCCAGCCGCATCACCACGTGCGCGTACTGGCCGCGGCCGCCGGTCTGTTTCACGTACTTCTCATTCACGTCAGCCCGGCTCGTGATCGTCTCGCGGTAGGCCACCTGCGGCGCGCCGGTGTCCGCGACCACCCCGAACTCACGGCGCAAGCGGTCCACCAGGATCTCGAGGTGCAACTCGCCCATCCCGGACAGGATAGTCTCCTCGGTCTCGGCGTCGGTCGTTACGATGAAGGTCGGGTCTTCCTCGGCCAGACGGTTGAGGCCCGTCGACAGGCGTTCGCGGTCATTCCGGTCTTTCACGCTGACGGCCACCGAAAGCACCGGCGACGGGAACTCGATCGCCATCAGCACGATGGGCGCTTCGCGGATGCAGACCGTATCGCCGGTCACCGTGTCGGACAAGCCGACCACCGCGCCGATTTCGCCGGAATAGAGCGCTTCCACCTGCTCCTGCCGGTTCGCGTGCATCCGGAGCAGACGGCCGACCCGCTGGTCCTTCTCCTGGGTTGGATTGTAGACGTAGCTCCCCGCCTTCAGCGTACCCGAGTAGACCCGGACATAGACCAGCTTGCCCACGTGCTTGTCGGACACGACCTTGAACGCGAGCGCTGCCAGTCGCCCTTCATCCCAGGGCACCCGCAAGACCTCTTCGCCGCCCGGATGGGTGCCGACCGTCGGAAGCAGGTCGATCGGGCTCGGCAGGTACGACACGACCGCATCGAGCAGCCGCTGGACACCCTTGTTCTTGAACGCGCTGCCGCAGATGACCGGGCAGACCAGATGCTTCAGCGTCGCGCCGCGGATGGCGGCGGACAGTTCAACCTTGCCGATGGGCTGGTCCTGCAGGAACTTCTCCAGCAGCTTGTCGTCTACCTCGGCCACCTTCTCCAGTAGGTTCTGCTTCCACTTCCGCTCGACGTCGCGCA
Proteins encoded:
- a CDS encoding methyltransferase domain-containing protein codes for the protein MNTLIAIRPYLLLAFFVAVIWLATRVLRRAMLGRVGELGKLVLLAAIVGGYALTALLMAMGTPPPWMPLLMVFLGPRPTVIIVIASAFLVWLILREIPFPMPHWAGFLVDGPWRKLLMPADVTLSRLALGPGMRVVEVGCGTGHLSVDVARRIEPGGFLFCVDIQPQMVEKTLKRLEAHGLRHVQGFVAPANKLPFDIFDIDLVFFAHVLGEIPDRLPALREALRVLRPGAV
- a CDS encoding periplasmic heavy metal sensor, which encodes MKHSALVALMIAAVAGFALAQPGPAPADKSQVPMTCGMNCKQGMPGMKEMQGMMHGAAMPDMTPEQMEKMDALRTAQVKAMVPLRADLKVKEIELDALWRADEPDAKKIIAKVREIGDIREKMEVARINHQFDIRKLMTPEQRKAMNKMDVGPGMMGKGKRCGMRGMMRGPMGGEGCGMQGGSQCGGPQGPMGQGGQPGCKMQ
- a CDS encoding sigma-70 family RNA polymerase sigma factor, with the protein product MSDPEVPVSDDADLVRRAQAGDLGAFEELVRRHQRGLFSYLYRMCRNTSDAEEMAQAAMVKAWEKLGSFRGASSFKTWLYRIGTNLCFNLRTRRKPTEELDETMGAPDAERPEAAFRQKVREERVRAALACLPEDQRAALVLSVYQDMSYKEIAETIGKTVRAVDSLLFRAKSNVRKALAEDRAKGVI
- a CDS encoding redoxin domain-containing protein codes for the protein MRLKACLALLAVLALAPPAAFAKLYVGDAAPDFTLPDSASTMHSLSDFRGQVVAVLGWTNG
- a CDS encoding endonuclease III, encoding MDAPVKLMPQRTPFRILVSAVLSTRTQDPVTAAAADRLFQVAPDPRALARLSAARIQKLIYPVGFYRTKAKLLPVLSRMLTERWHGQVPRTLAELLELPGVGRKVANIVLSQGFGLPAIAVDTHVQRLSNRLDLVRTSRPVDTERRLMEILPRRAWKDWNRLLVALGQTICRPRQPLCSSCPLSRLCPRRGVIQSSRSQKPKARG
- the fusA gene encoding elongation factor G (EF-G; promotes GTP-dependent translocation of the ribosome during translation; many organisms have multiple copies of this gene); its protein translation is RDVERKWKQNLLEKVAEVDDKLLEKFLQDQPIGKVELSAAIRGATLKHLVCPVICGSAFKNKGVQRLLDAVVSYLPSPIDLLPTVGTHPGGEEVLRVPWDEGRLAALAFKVVSDKHVGKLVYVRVYSGTLKAGSYVYNPTQEKDQRVGRLLRMHANRQEQVEALYSGEIGAVVGLSDTVTGDTVCIREAPIVLMAIEFPSPVLSVAVSVKDRNDRERLSTGLNRLAEEDPTFIVTTDAETEETILSGMGELHLEILVDRLRREFGVVADTGAPQVAYRETITSRADVNEKYVKQTGGRGQYAHVVMRLEPLKPGEGFEFVNKVVSGRVPKEYIPAVEKGVVDVLKKGAYAGFPIVDIRVTLLDGSYHEVDSSDIAFRTCAARAFRRAFKSGSPQLLEPLMSVSVVTPEDFAGAIMGSLCNRRGLISGMDMQGNAKVIKAMVPLATMFGYATDVRNMSQGKASFTMHFEHYEAVPFSVVEEILAKKVTKDAEEAE